In Streptomyces sp. SID8374, one genomic interval encodes:
- a CDS encoding APC family permease yields the protein MSTGSSFPGKTRQTGTTRLTGDTGGINTYKGEERALRANRLGTPGLLLSVLAASAPLMVVAGVMPTVFGVMGIVGQPLLYVILGAVLMLFSVGYAEMSRHVHNAGAFYAYIARGLGPTAGAGASLVALVAYSAMQVGIYGILGFEVSVIFSTYLGIDVQWWIPALISVVVVGVLGWLKIDLNAKVLGVLLVIECLLVVIFDIAAVSKPGPEGLSFQAFNPETLTGAGLSTALCFCIAAFVGFEQAPVYAEETSRPQIVVSRVMFLAVGYAALFLAISSWALTVAAGPGFIADTSLKEGPGMLFGLTEERLGATFTDVLHILFVTGMFAALLSFHNVVARYAFAMGREGLLPARFGRTNRASGAPGTGSLLQSVISVVIVLAFAFTDDNHIGDPTVPVLRLFTWMGNVGALGVILLMAAASFAVIAFFVKRGAGRAQAPRLVASGLAGIALLSIALFTVRDFDVLVGSGSGSVLNWLLPGVIVLALVGGLVYGVVLRKVKPEVHARIGLGNEAFQLEKAAESEATRR from the coding sequence ATGTCGACGGGCAGTTCATTTCCAGGCAAGACCCGGCAGACCGGTACCACCCGGCTGACGGGCGATACCGGCGGGATCAACACCTACAAGGGTGAGGAACGCGCCCTGCGGGCGAACCGCCTCGGCACCCCCGGACTGCTGCTCTCCGTACTCGCCGCCAGCGCCCCGCTGATGGTGGTCGCCGGGGTGATGCCCACGGTCTTCGGCGTGATGGGCATCGTCGGCCAGCCCCTGCTCTACGTCATCCTCGGCGCCGTCCTGATGCTGTTCAGCGTCGGCTACGCGGAGATGAGCCGGCACGTCCACAACGCCGGCGCCTTCTACGCGTACATCGCCCGGGGCCTCGGCCCCACGGCCGGTGCCGGCGCCTCGCTCGTGGCGCTGGTGGCGTACAGCGCGATGCAGGTCGGCATCTACGGGATCCTCGGCTTCGAGGTCTCCGTCATCTTCTCCACGTACCTCGGCATCGACGTCCAGTGGTGGATCCCCGCGCTGATCTCGGTCGTCGTGGTCGGCGTCCTCGGCTGGCTGAAGATCGACCTCAACGCCAAGGTGCTCGGCGTTCTGCTGGTCATCGAGTGCCTCCTCGTCGTGATCTTCGACATCGCCGCCGTCTCCAAGCCGGGCCCCGAGGGGCTCTCGTTCCAGGCGTTCAACCCCGAGACGCTCACCGGCGCCGGGCTCTCCACCGCGCTCTGCTTCTGCATCGCCGCGTTCGTCGGCTTCGAGCAGGCGCCCGTCTACGCCGAGGAGACCAGCCGCCCGCAGATCGTGGTCTCCCGGGTGATGTTCCTCGCGGTGGGGTACGCGGCGCTGTTCCTCGCCATCAGCTCCTGGGCCCTGACCGTCGCCGCCGGCCCCGGCTTCATCGCCGACACCTCCCTCAAGGAGGGGCCCGGCATGCTGTTCGGCCTCACCGAGGAGCGGCTCGGCGCCACTTTCACCGACGTCCTGCACATCCTCTTCGTCACCGGCATGTTCGCGGCGCTCCTCAGCTTCCACAACGTCGTCGCCCGCTATGCCTTCGCCATGGGCCGCGAGGGTCTGCTGCCCGCCCGCTTCGGCCGCACGAACCGGGCCAGCGGCGCCCCCGGCACGGGTTCGCTGCTCCAGTCCGTCATCTCCGTCGTCATCGTGCTCGCCTTCGCCTTCACCGACGACAACCACATCGGCGACCCCACCGTCCCCGTCCTGCGCCTGTTCACCTGGATGGGCAACGTCGGCGCGCTGGGCGTCATCCTGCTGATGGCCGCCGCCTCCTTCGCCGTCATCGCCTTCTTCGTCAAGCGCGGCGCGGGCCGAGCCCAGGCCCCGCGCCTGGTCGCCTCCGGCCTCGCCGGGATCGCGCTCCTGTCGATCGCCCTCTTCACCGTCCGCGACTTCGACGTCCTCGTGGGCTCCGGCTCCGGCTCGGTCCTCAACTGGCTGCTGCCCGGCGTGATCGTCCTCGCGCTCGTCGGCGGCCTGGTCTACGGAGTGGTCCTGCGCAAGGTCAAGCCCGAGGTGCACGCCCGCATCGGCCTCGGCAACGAGGCGTTCCAGCTGG